A genomic segment from Daphnia carinata strain CSIRO-1 chromosome 1, CSIRO_AGI_Dcar_HiC_V3, whole genome shotgun sequence encodes:
- the LOC130691145 gene encoding BTB/POZ domain-containing protein KCTD9-like, whose protein sequence is MTLRVTISKNGHSTGRKVIAVPPTFVEFLAAVSLSLGIKAKRVFNCHGGEIHDILFIRDNELLYISEGGDFCSEREWVTLNVGGKLFTTTRMTLTAKEPFSMLSRMFTIDSGQFNLSPSSVDSSGAYLIDRSPTYFEPILNYLRHGKLILDVGVNVQGVLEEAQFFGIESLVPQLESLADDEKLKKKQQPLTRAEVIKALVRTSPTTELRFQGVNLAEADLSKLDLRSINFKYACMRGCNLSGANLSWCNLERCDLSGAKMDGAQLLGVKMLCAILEGASLRGCNFEDPAGSRANMEGVNMKGAILEESNMAGVNLRVGTLKYANLQNCTLRGAVLAGADLEGCDLSGSDLQEANLRGANLKDTTLELMLNPLHMSQAIR, encoded by the exons ATGACACTACGAGTGACAATATCAAAGAATGGACATTCTACTGGCAGAAAG GTCATTGCTGTTCCTCCAACATTTGTTGAATTTCTTGCAGCAGTTAGTTTGTCACTAGGAATAAAGGCAAAAAGGGTTTTCAACTGTCATGGAGGAGAAATACATGATATTTTATTCATAAG GGATAATGAATTACTATACATATCTGAAGGTGGAGATTTTTGCTCAGAAAGAGAATGGGTAACCCTTAATGTTGGTGGAAAATTGTTCACCACCACTCGAATGACTTTAACAGCAAAAGAACCCTTCAGCATGCTTTCACGCATGTTTACCATTGATTCTGGTCAATTCAACCTTAGTCCGAGCTCGGTAGATTCCAGCGGTGCCTATCTGATCGACCGTAGTCCAACTTACTTTGAACCGATTTTGAACTATTTACGTCACGGAAAGTTGATTCTTGACGTTGGTGTTAATGTTCAAGGCGTCCTAGAAGAGGCACAGTTCTTTGGTATTGAATCACTGGTACCGCAACTTGAATCTCTTGCCGATGACGAAAAGCTAAAGAAGAAGCAGCAACCGCTGACCAGGGCAGAAGTTATCAAAGCTCTTGTTCGTACTTCACCAACCACTGAGCTCCGATTCCAAGGGGTCAATCTAGCTGAAGCTGATCTGTCAAAACTTGACCTGAGAAGCATCAATTTCAAA TACGCTTGCATGCGTGGTTGCAATCTTTCCGGAGCAAACCTGAGCTGGTGCAACCTGGAACGGTGTGACTTATCAGGTGCAAAGATGGACGGAGCACAGCTTCTTGGAGTAAAAATGCTATGTGCTATTTTGGAAG GGGCGTCGCTGCGTGGCTGCAATTTCGAAGACCCCGCTGGCAGTCGAGCTAATATGGAAG GTGTTAACATGAAAGGGGCCATTCTTGAAGAAAGTAATATGGCCGGTGTGAACCTCCGGGTAGGAACCTTGAAATACGCAAATCTTCAAAACTGCACCTTGAG aggAGCTGTTTTGGCGGGAGCAGACTTGGAG GGTTGCGATTTATCTGGAAGCGATTTACAAGAGGCCAACCTTCGTGGAGCTAATTTAAAAGACACAACACTGGAATTAATGTTAAATCCGCTTCATATGTCTCAGGCTATTCGTTGA
- the LOC130691142 gene encoding 4-hydroxyphenylpyruvate dioxygenase-like protein: MHPSALHHVELCVANGRKIVSYFTDKLGFSLRARRDTLLSSQWVVGSKKSIFVVTERKNFYQEQSVPFLYFSPPVRHVDTVFNVALEVKNLESVTDRMQKVGGKLYHPVTEVEDKRGKVRYSIVGSCCGNIVHTLLDKSQYMGPFLPTFNCASEDEKIQGEEPITHIDHLTYVCCPGESPGIIKWYQDCLGMQKFKTNPTEDLKEGLVINDGVGMRLRVIDYWPCAESGVCNSNPDGMDESSLKIVIAESLPGIENSHIGAFLSGHGGPGLQHIGLSTTDITSCVDDMIRKQVPFRTPPAAYYRNEQKKKEIQAAGYNIHEFQRLGILIDSEADTSTEKHDNKFLLQIFTLPLFKEETFFMEVVQRQGARGFGAGNVTALARSIEEEQQIMKKKTAQI, encoded by the exons ATGCACCCAAGTGCCTTGCATCATGTTGAACTGTGTGTTGCTAACGGCAGGAAGATCGTTTCCTACTTTACAGACAAACTTGGCTTTTCACTTAGAGCACGAAGAGATACGTTGTTAAGCAGCCAGTGGGTTGTTGGAAgtaaaaaatccatttttgttgtAACCGAGAGGAAAAACTTTTACCAGGAACAATCTGTGCCGTTCTTATATTTTTCTCCGCCTGTTCGTCATGTTGACACTGTCTTCAATGTAGCTTTGGAAGTGAAAAATTTAGAATCCGTAACTGACAGGATGCAAAAAGTTGGAGGTAAACTATATCATCCTGTCACAGAAGTAGAagacaaaagaggaaaagtgAGATATTCTATTGTGGGTTCCTGTTGTGGCAACATAGTCCATACCCTTTTGGACAAATCACAGTACATGGGACCATTCCTTCCTACATTTAACTGTGCTTCTGAAGATGAAAAGATTCAAGGAGAAGAACCCATCACTCATATTGATCATTTGACATATGTCTGCTGTCCTGGTGAATCACCTGGTATTATAAAATGGTATCAGGATTGCTTGGGCATGCAAAAATTTAAGACCAACCCAACTGAAGATCTGAAAGAAGGCTTGGTAATCAACGACGGTGTTGGCATGAGGCTCCGCGTTATAGACTATTGGCCCTGCGCTGAATCGGGTGTTTGCAATTCCAACCCCGATGGCATGGACGAATCTTCGTTGAAGATTGTCATTGCAGAATCTCTTCCCGGAATAG AGAACTCGCACATTGGTGCCTTCCTCAGCGGTCACGGAGGACCGGGTCTTCAGCACATCGGCCTCAGCACAACTGACATTACCAGTTGCGTGGATGACATGATACGAAAACAAGTTCCATTCCGAACACCGCCTGCAGCATATTATCGCAAC gaacagaaaaagaaagaaatccaaGCTGCTGGTTACAACATTCACGAATTTCAGCGGTTAGGAATTCTGATCGACTCTGAAGCAGATACCAGCACAGAAAAACATGACAACAA GTTTCTACTGCAGATCTTCACACTTCCATTGTTCAAGGAAGAAACGTTTTTTATGGAAGTGGTACAAAGACAAGGGGCTCGAGGGTTCGGTGCCGGCAACGTCACAGCTCTAGCCCGTTCGATCGAGGAGGAACAACagattatgaaaaaaaaaactgctcaaatctaa
- the LOC130691119 gene encoding adhesion G protein-coupled receptor A3-like, whose amino-acid sequence MRDNSSVDGQKLVNSGVPLTLIVVVLLYVLGHSLVKGNAEFSKANIDLQAASLCPATCTCTEQKLKLLEGGVEQDISPNNHEEVIENLNVKSKTKPEILKSGIKVQCQNPAFIVSVKKLNLQALLVENVVQYDLSGNSLTRLSSEDFANGNYLMLQKLILKNNQIEEIAAETLSSLKNLKYLDLSNNQLTNFSSAIIENLKSLDRVKLNGNPLKCDCRLSTLLTYVSSHKIRLQGTCAEPPRLKDRSLTRLVVEELACPPEDPVGVEIRPNTNQLVFEGDPLKLTCKFKAGRAVAPNWLHRNTNNQTATVLPGGAVELTTSSRGTEQGTETESQLLIRHLLPRHGGTWSCSWGGRTASVEVTVLSLTTPTCSSQVTTSNKGRYSWQRTMANLKIALPCQANPNLQAFRLCGALGNWEEPDLNSCFYLSEVTKVLEQFAKTNLTFSKTSALESARRLKSYLTDVMSLTDPHEAIFVTQTLHNYLEASTKHPELLPIIMDIYSILITQDSQLLTDSRHGLVMIIQQAPLKSSEFQYRSSSLVIEKCGIIGKSLSAGTCTWKRMPEIAGSKPDSPKAKNRSRYHASCGQNTTGPGTIEASVRIPLISEGTFSEQSIILSLVLSTNAFVSAKMKPLATPVLGITSGPVTNLINRTTPFVMTMRLSRAIGPSDRLVGARWNQYTDQWSPDQCQTLKSSGLMSEGDSVTFQCCCGFGFFAAFTTQDDENEQDMVEQVTTRSGTSNTAGGAFYPGQLHLLPSPVYVGSVIGLLCHLTACLCYLIHRRQLKMTQPTRHSLINTWISVSLLMIAFTLGVRPILGKLSCQIAGLLLHYLTLSSLLWMVVNASSLYKHITKSSRNVDPETNSSLMEEAMAVGHDSPPKPALRFYLIGWGIPLIVVGIAGAIHLEQYYGSRICFLAWTPSLGAVGLPSAILILLILTFHLLTWCFLRHTSRLAAIHQKQLASQIATAEPSVMASATATQTEANKDLGICGRIPKEKKTCGLQGGYVPLAVDGDVTSCPSNVTNQVTETSDLASLSSDHERIALLIQRGEAEGAMSANGSIALHSGRSESERPLLIVTSSAASSSDDRLEDGAKTDVDEQGHSNPLMASFTDDGDSKKRECAMSVAPSMLETGENAVFHLPVQPSITTPITEDADEKSTLSQLRGQFVFLVLFCLTWLSGLCIVGRPLRGVLPHYDELVSSLCYAFFSAATGLHAVLFHLLTRKDVCASCFEPHIKENLESMVTAPATGTNSHTDLSTHHQQQHHHHHQQQQQQQQQRHHHNHNPPQVVHQPVPYTAPLHHPEVSEEVDRGTERATLGQTHIIDPALAEAMNVTIMDPSMVVNSFYDPRQSKTARRFFQKQKLLQQMQNNQLNRHHHHHHHHHHRHSRHSSGHSINNAHSYRSHSSHSPITEEALLNASTSTKAKVSNVNIHVEMGAYDWHELQSRLSDNSWGKSGKHMLPPTKTENGASHKPSRTEASLHDEADVNVSEEQFESQPTSNSRSAVKTDKTKRKRHVIYHQRIPKKSKLEEQMVVMAEMGTQVEGEATAEPQEDTARRNPSAEKPVYVFVDTECRERSTAHDGSNDEAMKTLTSTKNKKITDESMDEGAYQKRETSV is encoded by the exons ATGCGGGATAACTCTTCAGTTGATGGCCAGAAGCTGGTCAATAGCGGTGTCCCCTTAACACTAATCGTAGTTGTATTGTTATATGTTTTGGGGCATTCTCTTGTTAAAGGAAACGCAGAATTCTCAAAAGCAAATATTGATCTACAGGCCGCATCCCTTTGCCCAGCTACATGCACATGCACAGAGCAAAAGCTAAAGCTATTGGAAGGTGGTGTGGAGCAAGACATCAGTCCGAATAATCATGAAGAAGTTATTGAAAATCTCAATGTAAAAAGCAAGACAAAGCCTGAAATACTCAAGAGTGGAATTAAAGTACAGTGCCAGAATCCTGCCTTTATAGTATCTGTGAAGAAATTAAACCTACAGGCGCTGCTGGTTGAAAATGTTGTTCAATACGATCTTTCTGGAAACAGCCTTACAAGGTTATCAAGTGAAGATTTTGCAAATGGTAATTACTTAATGCTTCAGAAACTGATTCTCAAGAACAAtcaaattgaagaaattgcagCTGAAACTTTATCATCATTGAAGAATCTCAAATATTTAGACCTCAGCAACAATCAATTGACAAATTTCTCCAGtgcaataattgaaaacttaAAGAGCTTAGACAGAGTGAAACTGAATGGAAATCCTCTTAAATGTGACTGTCGACTCAGCACACTTCTCACTTATGTGTCATCACACAAAATCAGGCTCCAAGGAACATGTGCAGAGCCACCTCGACTGAAAGACCGTTCATTGACCAGACTTGTTGTAGAAGAACTAGCTTGCCCTCCTGAAGATCCAGTTGGCGTTGAAATCAGGCCGAATACGAACCAATTGGTATTCGAAGgtgatccattgaaattgaCATGTAAGTTTAAGGCTGGTCGAGCTGTTGCTCCCAACTGGCTCCATCGAAATACCAATAACCAAACAGCCACGGTTTTGCCTGGTGGAGCTGTTGAATTAACTACCAGCAGCCGTGGGACGGAACAAGGAACAGAAACCGAAAGTCAGCTCCTCATCCGCCACTTACTTCCCCGGCATGGTGGTACTTGGTCCTGTTCTTGGGGTGGCAGGACGGCGTCAGTAGAAGTAACAGTTTTGTCCCTCACAACACCTACTTGTTCCAGTCAGGTAACCACTTCCAACAAAGGGCGTTACAGCTGGCAACGCACCATGGCCAACCTTAAGATCGCCTTGCCATGTCAAGCCAATCCGAATTTACAGGCTTTCAGATTGTGTGGAGCGCTTGGAAACTGGGAAGAACCAGACCTAAATTCTTGCTTCTATCTTAGCGAAGTGACTAAGGTGCTGGAACAGTTTGCTAAAACAAATTTAACCTTCAGCAAAACTTCTGCGTTGGAAAGTGCGCGCAGGTTAAAATCCTACTTAACAGACGTTATGAGTTTGACTGATCCACATGAAGCCATCTTCGTCACGCAAACGCTCCACAACTATCTGGAGGCTAGCACGAAACATCCAGAACTGTTACCCATAATTATGGATATCTACTCAATTCTGATTACTCAAGATTCGCAGCTATTGACTGACTCACGTCATGGCCTTGTTATGATTATCCAACAGGCACCGTTGAAATCGTCTGAATTTCAATACCGATCTTCAAGTTTAGTCATTGAAAAGTGTGGAATCATAGGGAAGTCGCTCAGTGCCGGAACTTGTACATGGAAACGGATGCCTGAAATCGCTGGCAGCAAACCAGATTCGCCAAAAGCCAAAAATCGGAGCCGTTATCACGCCAGTTGCGGACAAAATACCACTGGCCCAGGAACTATTGAAGCTTCAGTACGGATCCCTTTGATTTCAGAAGGGACTTTTTCAGAACAGAGCATCATACTTTCACTAGTACTCAGCACTAACGCATTCGTCAGCGCCAAAATGAAGCCACTTGCCACTCCGGTATTGGGGATTACCTCTGGCCCTGTCACCAACTTGATCAATCGGACGACACCCTTTGTCATGACGATGCGTCTAAGTCGAGCAATTGGTCCCTCTGACCGTCTAGTCGGAGCCAGGTGGAACCAGTATACAGACCAGTGGAGTCCAGATCAATGCCAAACTCTGAAATCATCAGGGTTAATGTCGGAAGGAGATTCGGTGACGTTCCAGTGTTGCTGTGGTTTCGGCTTCTTTGCCGCATTCACCACCCAAGACGATGAAAATGAACAAGATATGGTGGAACAGGTGACAACGAGGAGTGGTACCAGCAATACTGCTGGTGGCGCATTCTATCCTGGACAACTACATCTCCTACCGTCCCCAGTCTACGTTGGAAGTGTTATTGGATTACTGTGCCATCTGACAGCCTGTCTCTGCTATCTTATTCATCGAAGGCAACTAAAGATGACCCAACCGACTAGGCATTCATTAATCAATACCTGGATATCAGTGTCGTTGTTAATGATTGCTTTCACATTGGGTGTCCGCCCAATCCTTGGCAAACTGTCTTGCCAGATTGCTGGGCTATTGCTCCACTATTTGACTCTAAGCTCTCTACTTTGGATGGTGGTGAACGCATCCAGCCTATACAAACACATAACGAAGTCGTCCCGGAATGTAGATCCTGAAACGAACTCGTCGCTCATGGAAGAAGCTATGGCCGTTGGTCATGATTCACCGCCAAAACCTGCCTTGCGCTTTTACTTAATTGGATGGGGAATCCCACTTATTGTTGTG GGAATCGCGGGTGCTATCCATCTAGAGCAATATTATGGCTCTAGGATATGTTTCTTGGCTTGGACTCCAAGTTTGGGGGCAGTAGGACTTCCTTCTGCTATTTTGATATTGCTTATCCTCACTTTCCATCTCTTGACCTGGTGCTTCCTGAGACATACCTCTCGTCTAGCAGCTATTCATCAAAAACAGTTGGCGTCACAAATTGCGACGGCAGAGCCAAGTGTAATGGCATCAGCAACTGCCACACAGACGGAAGCAAATAAAGATTTGGGCATATGTGGGCGGATAccgaaagagaagaagaccTGTGGACTTCAAGGAGGTTACGTTCCACTGGCAGTTGATGGTGACGTTACCAGCTGTCCATCTAATGTAACGAATCAAGTAACGGAAACAAGCGATTTAGCTTCGCTATCCAGTGATCATGAGCGAATCGCTCTGTTGATCCAACGTGGCGAGGCGGAAGGGGCTATGTCAGCCAACGGAAGCATAGCTCTTCATTCCGGCCGAAGTGAAAGCGAGCGTCCTCTGCTAATCGTTACCTCATCAGCTGCGTCGAGCAGTGACGATCGGTTGGAGGATGGCGCAAAGACTGATGTTGACGAACAAGGCCACAGCAATCCACTCATGGCTTCTTTTACTGATGACGGTGATAGTAAGAAACGAGAATGTGCCATGAGTGTCGCACCTTCTATGCTTGAAACCGGAGAAAATGCC GTTTTTCATTTACCTGTTCAACCTAGTATTACCACGCCAATCACGGAAGATGCGGATGAAAAGAGCACTTTGAGTCAGCTGCGCGGACAGTTCGTCTTCCTTGTTCTTTTCTGTCTTACATGGCTCTCTGGATTGTGTATTGTGGGGCGTCCTCTCCGTGGTGTTCTGCCCCACTATGACGAGCTTGTCTCTAGCTTATGCTACGCATTTTTCAGTGCAGCCACCGGACTGCACGCTGTGctttttcatcttttaacTAGGAAGGATGTTTGCGCATCCTGCTTCGAGCCGCATATCAAGGAGAATTTAGAATCTATGGTAACAGCTCCTGCCACTGGCACCAACAGTCATACAGATCTATCCACTCAtcatcagcagcagcatcaccaccaccaccaacaacaacaacaacaacaacaacagcggcATCATCATAATCATAATCCACCGCAGGTGGTTCACCAACCGGTGCCTTACACAGCTCCGTTGCATCATCCCGAAGTTTCAGAAGAGGTAGATCGTGGAACGGAAAGAGCAACGTTGGGACAAACCCACATTATCGATCCAGCCCTTGCGGAAGCTATGAATGTCACGATCATGGACCCTTCCATGGTGGTAAATTCGTTTTACGATCCCCGTCAGAGTAAGACAGCTCGCCGTTTTTTCCAGAAGCAAAAATTGCTCCAACAGATGCAAAACAATCAACTTAATcggcatcatcatcatcaccaccaccatcatcatcgaCACTCGCGTCATTCATCTGGCCATTCGATCAACAACGCCCACTCATACCGATCCCATTCATCACATTCACCTATTACGGAAGAAGCTTTGTTGAACGCCAGCACTTCGACCAAGGCTAAAGTGAGCAATGTCAACATTCACGTCGAGATGGGCGCTTATGATTGGCATGAGCTCCAGTCTCGACTATCAGACAACTCCTGGGGTAAAAGCGGAAAACATATGCTACCGCCGACGAAAACGGAGAATGGAGCCTCGCACAAGCCTTCTAGGACGGAAGCATCTCTTCACGATGAAGCTGATGTCAATGTCAGCGAAGAACAATTCGAATCTCAACCTACTTCAAATAGCCGGTCGGCCGTCAAGACAgataaaacaaagagaaaacgacACGTCATTTATCATCAGCGGATCCCCAAAAAATCGAAACTCGAGGAACAAATGGTCGTGATGGCCGAAATGGGAACTCAGGTAGAAGGTGAGGCGACAGCAGAACCACAAGAAGACACAGCTCGACGAAATCCTTCCGCTGAAAAACCTGTTTACGTCTTCGTTGACACCGAGTGTCGCGAACGCTCTACTGCCCATGACGGATCAAACGACGAAGCCATGAAGACTCTAACTTCGAccaagaacaagaaaattacAGATGAATCTATGGACGAAGGCGCCTATCAGAAAAGAGAAACTAGCGTCtga